The Salinibaculum sp. SYNS191 genome has a window encoding:
- a CDS encoding ArsR/SmtB family transcription factor, whose protein sequence is MSLRQPTPAGSVERTAPEMTPSSEEILGLLDAEYTQSILEATQTEAKSARALAEECDASRTTVYRRLNSLEDAGLVESSMLYDADGHHRTVFEATLEAVSFSVTANGLSVTITKRGDGQ, encoded by the coding sequence ATGTCACTCAGACAGCCGACACCCGCTGGGTCCGTCGAGCGAACCGCCCCGGAGATGACGCCGTCCTCCGAAGAGATACTGGGTCTGCTGGACGCCGAGTACACGCAGTCGATTCTCGAAGCGACGCAGACCGAAGCGAAGTCCGCGCGAGCGCTCGCCGAGGAGTGCGATGCGTCCCGGACGACTGTGTACCGGCGGTTGAACAGCCTGGAGGACGCCGGTCTCGTCGAGTCGAGCATGCTCTACGACGCCGACGGCCATCACCGGACGGTGTTCGAAGCCACGCTCGAAGCAGTCTCGTTCAGCGTGACGGCGAACGGCCTCTCGGTGACGATCACGAAACGCGGCGACGGACAGTGA
- a CDS encoding FAD-dependent oxidoreductase, which yields MQESPLLQSSPPVAAASCRFASYSGQRWDVTTGGTGHPPSSTAGPADEQSSAPGESDASHGDLSTQSVPRRNLLPAADGLREDTDRQVLVVGDGIVGLALTHLLRRAGYDPLLVAPPRREETHHITYLWPPAGRLLAALGLGQLLRSQGTVVDSVTVQSADAGQEHTTVAPDERPPGRSPAVLFPTRRLRRALEERLPDGQRRQDRTVTAVERRDGGLAVEFGDGIEEWFDLVVATDRPRTSFRPPGTEHSEPAALTHCEFHVEGETLDGGALRDRWLGDALVQRTPCPTESGTILGLTTPRHDLGAVVDEVGDVLADSERAALDVDRARTGPATVRQARFPERDAARSRWGADRVAFCGDAAWPVAPASGFGVSFGLEDALALVSELTRDHPAVANVVDAYAARRSRRVTTVRRRAETARQDHAYPVSQALASPLGTVGVLRTVALGPVLDSRLGSLQRDGFR from the coding sequence ATGCAAGAGAGTCCGTTGCTGCAATCGAGCCCTCCCGTAGCAGCCGCGTCGTGTCGGTTCGCCAGCTACTCCGGCCAGCGATGGGACGTGACGACCGGCGGGACCGGACACCCACCCAGTTCGACAGCCGGTCCCGCCGACGAGCAGTCGAGCGCTCCCGGGGAGTCGGATGCCTCCCACGGCGACCTCTCGACGCAGTCCGTGCCGAGACGGAACCTGCTTCCCGCGGCCGACGGCCTGCGGGAGGACACTGACCGCCAGGTTCTCGTCGTCGGCGACGGAATCGTCGGACTGGCTCTCACCCACCTCCTCCGGCGGGCAGGCTACGACCCGCTACTCGTTGCACCCCCCCGTCGGGAGGAGACACATCACATAACCTACCTGTGGCCGCCCGCGGGGCGGCTCCTCGCCGCGCTCGGCCTCGGTCAACTGCTTCGCAGTCAGGGGACCGTCGTCGACAGCGTGACAGTACAGTCCGCGGACGCGGGGCAGGAACACACCACAGTCGCACCGGACGAGCGGCCCCCGGGGCGGTCCCCGGCAGTCCTCTTCCCGACCCGGCGTCTCCGTCGGGCTCTCGAGGAGCGCCTCCCCGACGGACAGAGACGGCAGGACCGGACTGTCACGGCCGTCGAGCGGCGTGACGGCGGCCTCGCGGTCGAATTCGGCGACGGCATCGAGGAGTGGTTCGACCTCGTCGTCGCCACCGACCGCCCGCGCACGTCGTTTCGACCCCCCGGAACGGAACACTCCGAACCCGCGGCGCTGACCCACTGCGAGTTCCACGTCGAGGGGGAGACTCTCGACGGGGGGGCCCTTCGGGACCGCTGGCTCGGGGACGCTCTCGTCCAGCGGACGCCGTGTCCGACGGAGTCGGGAACCATCCTCGGGCTCACGACTCCCCGTCACGACCTCGGGGCAGTCGTCGACGAGGTCGGGGACGTGCTGGCGGATTCGGAGCGGGCGGCGCTCGATGTGGACCGGGCCAGGACCGGTCCGGCGACGGTCCGGCAGGCTCGCTTCCCCGAGAGAGACGCCGCCCGGTCGCGGTGGGGCGCTGACCGCGTGGCGTTTTGCGGCGATGCGGCCTGGCCCGTGGCCCCCGCCAGCGGCTTCGGGGTGTCGTTCGGACTCGAAGACGCGCTCGCGCTGGTCTCGGAGTTGACCCGTGACCATCCCGCCGTCGCGAACGTCGTCGACGCCTACGCGGCCCGACGGAGCCGCCGGGTCACGACAGTCCGACGGCGAGCCGAGACGGCCCGACAGGACCACGCGTATCCGGTCTCGCAGGCGCTCGCGTCACCGCTCGGGACCGTCGGCGTGCTCCGGACGGTCGCCCTCGGTCCGGTGCTCGATTCAAGGCTGGGGTCGCTCCAGCGGGACGGATTTCGGTAG
- a CDS encoding PAS domain S-box protein: MGDGSLAGERSHLECESGRSIAVETLDAGKKAPDEIPEGVDCAIIDGGASGVDAVPLLERWTAERPAMPVVFLVDEPGSDLATEALSAGAAETLPRRIVAESPELFCERVRSVLDRHHAEESFRHLYDNVAGVVTVHDPDSGELLHANQTLCDLLGYDREEVLSMQVGEFTADVPGYDQERSTNIVSSVAERDDPLEVEWPVTTADGSVRWIESRLKTVRVGGREVVLSTSVDITERRRQERRYERIFDNVNDLVSIHDPWAEEIVDVNEPMAELTGYSRETLLDIDIGGFSVTSEGFTGARAYEIQQRVAANDEAETVEWMIRTAAGETRRLEINLAPATIAGQDRVLALARDVTERHEYERRLERERDRRSVLFENNPDPVLRVKFEGDEPVIREVNPAFEDVFGFPSAEVVGSTVAEAVVPDAEREEHERLSNRVARGESLEKEVPRQTVDGIRQFRFRVIHFSTDPDADDATEAYVWYTDVTERKRREREYEQLFNGVNDSITVHDPETAELLDVNEAFCDLLGYDREEILDMGVEGYSPDDEGYTMEQAREFVQEVVESDEPQQTEWVVETSDGEKRWLEVKGTTVELGGELRYVSIDRDITERRRREREYEQIFNGVQGGITINDPETGEIVAVNDSMCGLLGYDREEILELGIEGISAAEQGFTPDRARELVDEVLETGEPRQFEWALETSDGETKWLDVRGTVAEIGGERRYLSLTRDVTERRRREREYEQIFNMAGDGIVIHDPESGEVVDANEQVAELLGYDREAFLDRPLAEFQATAEGASGKQAREMIRESVREGGREFEWPLETADGETVWVRARHEIGEIEGEQRIVALLHDITERRRREREYEQIFNGVTDAITVHDPETGEVLDLNETMCELTGYDREELLSEGQDVLNVAEEGYSTEQARDIVREVMETGEPRTLEWLIERKDGQRRWVEVNATPATLNGEDRYLALMRDVTAQRRTERRLGEILDRIDEAIFMTRAQEITDASQSPDYVSSGYEDIWGQSLADIREHYRDGFFGTLHPDDEGEYRPFVDRIVRDIDDDSAADSYSHEYRIERPDGEVRWVQSDYYPTTWEGGLPRIVIVSRDVTERKARERRMASFDDATDDLATADTPAEATRTAVEAATEMLDLPAVGAFLYDDDDGVLRPEVLAGPIPGAVSADPVGPGDGPLWESFATGTIVAPDGGNREGGFPGADDAAPAALADLEAWRALALGNHGVLLVGSPDSSLAPETIQASHMLAATLEAALNHLKGQQRLAAQEEQLRTQTERAERLDRIARLTQQVEAAITDATDAREVERAVCERLASSGPYDLAWIGGLEVGTDRLTARAVVGGSNQYVASMDLSTTDDSADPHPAVAAWRTDEVRVADSLVGDGLADDWRQHGLAEGYQSLCAVPLSYDGITHGVLTVGTDSPNAFGDREQDVLAQLGTSIANALAAIERRRALESDETVELEFRGAGDSLPFARAADAADCRVRHERTVARQDGPVSVYFSFEGDAPDTAGEIAERTLPGSVDVVADESSATLVEVRTDDWFGSPLAEYGGVLRDAWATPEETTIAVEVPQQADVRSFVDRLQVVAPSVELVARRQHRTRDRTPAELSEQVRTELTDRQFEVLQTALSAGYFEWPRDNDGSDVAERLDITQPTLNKHLRLAEKKIFSLLFDDDT, translated from the coding sequence GTGGGAGACGGCTCACTCGCAGGGGAGCGGTCGCACCTGGAGTGCGAAAGCGGTCGGTCGATAGCGGTCGAGACTCTCGACGCGGGGAAGAAAGCGCCAGACGAGATTCCGGAGGGAGTGGACTGTGCAATTATCGACGGCGGAGCGTCCGGGGTCGACGCCGTCCCGTTGCTCGAACGCTGGACGGCCGAGCGCCCGGCGATGCCGGTCGTGTTCCTGGTCGACGAGCCGGGAAGCGACCTCGCGACCGAGGCGCTGTCGGCAGGGGCAGCCGAGACGCTCCCCCGGCGTATCGTCGCCGAATCGCCCGAACTGTTCTGTGAGCGGGTACGCTCGGTACTCGACCGCCACCACGCCGAGGAGAGTTTCAGGCACCTGTACGACAACGTCGCGGGGGTCGTGACCGTCCACGACCCGGACTCCGGGGAGTTACTGCACGCCAATCAGACCCTCTGTGACCTGCTGGGCTACGACCGCGAGGAGGTCCTCTCGATGCAGGTCGGCGAGTTCACCGCAGACGTCCCCGGGTACGACCAGGAACGGTCGACGAACATCGTATCGAGCGTCGCCGAGCGGGACGACCCGCTCGAAGTCGAGTGGCCGGTCACGACGGCCGACGGTTCGGTCCGGTGGATAGAGTCGCGGCTCAAAACGGTCCGCGTCGGCGGGCGCGAAGTCGTCCTCTCGACGTCCGTCGACATCACCGAGCGGCGGCGACAGGAACGGAGATACGAACGGATCTTCGACAACGTCAACGACCTCGTCTCGATTCACGACCCGTGGGCGGAGGAGATCGTCGACGTCAACGAACCGATGGCCGAGTTGACGGGGTACAGCCGCGAGACGCTGCTGGATATCGACATCGGCGGGTTCAGCGTCACGTCGGAGGGGTTCACCGGCGCTCGCGCCTACGAGATACAGCAGCGGGTCGCGGCGAACGACGAGGCAGAGACGGTCGAGTGGATGATACGGACCGCCGCCGGGGAGACGCGCCGGCTGGAGATAAATCTCGCACCGGCGACGATCGCCGGGCAGGACCGCGTGCTCGCGCTCGCCCGGGACGTGACCGAGCGCCACGAGTACGAACGCCGCCTCGAACGCGAACGCGACCGGCGGTCCGTGCTGTTCGAGAACAACCCCGACCCGGTGCTGCGGGTGAAGTTCGAGGGCGACGAGCCGGTGATTCGGGAGGTCAATCCCGCCTTCGAAGACGTGTTCGGGTTTCCGTCCGCGGAGGTCGTCGGCTCCACCGTCGCCGAAGCGGTCGTTCCGGACGCGGAACGCGAGGAACACGAGCGCCTCAGTAACAGGGTTGCCCGGGGTGAGTCGCTGGAGAAGGAAGTCCCCCGACAGACTGTCGACGGGATTCGCCAGTTCCGCTTCAGAGTTATCCACTTCAGCACCGATCCGGACGCCGACGACGCGACCGAGGCGTACGTCTGGTACACGGACGTGACCGAGCGAAAGCGCCGCGAGCGCGAGTACGAGCAGCTGTTTAACGGTGTCAACGACTCGATCACCGTCCACGACCCGGAGACTGCGGAGCTACTGGACGTCAACGAGGCGTTCTGTGACCTGCTGGGCTACGACCGCGAGGAGATCCTCGACATGGGAGTCGAGGGGTACAGTCCAGACGACGAGGGCTACACGATGGAACAGGCCCGCGAGTTCGTCCAGGAGGTTGTCGAATCCGACGAACCACAACAGACCGAGTGGGTAGTCGAGACCAGCGACGGGGAGAAGCGGTGGCTCGAAGTCAAAGGGACGACCGTGGAACTCGGTGGCGAACTCCGCTACGTGTCCATCGACCGCGACATCACCGAGCGCAGACGACGGGAGCGCGAGTACGAACAGATATTCAACGGCGTCCAGGGCGGCATCACGATCAACGACCCGGAGACTGGCGAGATCGTCGCCGTGAACGACAGCATGTGTGGGCTCCTGGGGTACGACCGCGAGGAGATCCTGGAACTGGGGATCGAGGGCATCAGCGCAGCAGAGCAGGGGTTCACGCCGGACCGAGCGAGGGAACTCGTCGACGAGGTGCTCGAAACCGGGGAGCCGAGACAGTTCGAGTGGGCGCTCGAAACCAGCGACGGCGAGACGAAGTGGCTGGACGTCAGGGGAACCGTCGCCGAGATAGGGGGCGAACGTCGGTATCTCTCCCTGACCCGTGACGTCACAGAGCGGCGACGGCGCGAGCGCGAGTACGAGCAGATCTTCAACATGGCCGGCGACGGGATCGTCATCCACGACCCCGAATCGGGGGAGGTCGTCGACGCCAACGAACAGGTCGCGGAGCTTCTGGGCTACGACCGTGAAGCATTTCTCGACCGGCCGCTCGCCGAGTTCCAGGCGACGGCCGAGGGCGCCAGCGGGAAGCAAGCCAGAGAGATGATCCGGGAGTCCGTCCGGGAAGGAGGACGAGAGTTCGAGTGGCCCCTGGAGACCGCGGACGGTGAGACGGTCTGGGTCCGGGCGAGACACGAGATCGGGGAGATCGAGGGCGAGCAACGGATCGTCGCGCTCCTGCACGACATCACGGAGCGCAGACGACGGGAGCGCGAGTACGAACAGATATTCAACGGCGTCACGGACGCGATTACGGTCCACGACCCGGAGACCGGTGAGGTGCTCGACCTCAACGAGACGATGTGCGAACTGACGGGCTACGACCGGGAGGAGTTGCTCTCGGAGGGACAGGACGTGCTCAACGTCGCCGAAGAGGGGTACTCCACCGAGCAGGCACGGGATATCGTCCGGGAGGTAATGGAGACGGGTGAGCCCCGGACCCTCGAGTGGCTGATAGAGCGCAAGGACGGCCAGCGGCGCTGGGTGGAGGTCAACGCGACCCCCGCGACGCTCAACGGGGAGGACCGGTACCTCGCCCTGATGCGCGACGTGACGGCCCAGCGACGCACGGAGCGCCGTCTCGGCGAGATACTCGACCGCATCGACGAGGCGATATTCATGACGCGAGCACAGGAGATCACCGACGCCTCGCAGTCGCCGGACTACGTGAGTTCGGGCTACGAGGATATCTGGGGGCAGTCGCTGGCGGACATCCGCGAGCACTACCGGGACGGCTTCTTCGGGACGCTCCACCCCGACGACGAAGGCGAGTACCGCCCGTTCGTCGATCGAATCGTCAGGGACATCGACGACGACAGTGCGGCCGACAGCTACTCCCACGAGTACCGAATCGAGCGCCCGGACGGGGAGGTCCGCTGGGTGCAGTCGGACTACTACCCGACCACGTGGGAGGGCGGGTTGCCGCGAATCGTGATCGTCAGCCGCGACGTGACCGAGCGCAAGGCGCGCGAGCGCCGGATGGCGTCGTTCGACGACGCGACCGACGACCTCGCGACGGCCGACACCCCCGCGGAGGCGACCCGAACGGCGGTCGAGGCCGCCACCGAGATGCTCGACCTCCCCGCCGTCGGTGCCTTCCTCTACGACGACGACGACGGCGTGTTGCGACCCGAAGTGCTCGCCGGCCCGATTCCGGGCGCGGTCAGTGCCGACCCTGTCGGCCCGGGCGACGGCCCGCTGTGGGAGAGTTTCGCGACCGGGACCATCGTCGCCCCGGACGGCGGGAACAGGGAGGGCGGATTCCCCGGAGCGGACGACGCGGCCCCGGCGGCGCTGGCCGACCTCGAAGCGTGGCGCGCACTCGCCCTCGGGAACCACGGCGTCTTGCTGGTGGGGTCGCCGGACAGTTCGCTCGCGCCGGAGACCATCCAGGCGTCGCACATGCTGGCGGCGACGCTGGAGGCCGCGCTCAACCACCTCAAGGGGCAACAGCGGCTCGCGGCACAGGAGGAGCAACTCCGGACCCAGACGGAGCGCGCCGAGCGACTGGACCGGATCGCCCGCCTGACACAGCAGGTGGAGGCTGCCATCACGGACGCGACGGACGCCCGCGAGGTCGAACGGGCGGTCTGCGAGCGCCTGGCGAGTTCGGGGCCGTACGACCTCGCGTGGATCGGCGGTCTGGAGGTCGGCACCGACCGACTCACCGCCCGCGCGGTCGTCGGCGGGTCGAACCAGTACGTCGCGTCGATGGACCTCTCGACGACGGACGACAGCGCGGACCCCCACCCTGCGGTCGCGGCCTGGCGGACCGACGAGGTGCGGGTCGCGGACTCGCTGGTCGGCGACGGCCTGGCCGACGACTGGCGACAGCACGGTCTCGCGGAGGGGTACCAGTCGCTCTGTGCCGTCCCACTCAGCTACGACGGCATCACCCACGGCGTGTTGACCGTCGGGACCGACTCACCCAACGCCTTCGGCGACCGCGAGCAGGACGTGCTGGCACAGCTCGGCACCTCGATTGCGAACGCGCTGGCGGCAATCGAACGGCGGCGCGCGCTGGAGTCCGACGAGACTGTCGAACTGGAGTTTCGCGGCGCCGGCGACTCGCTCCCGTTCGCCCGGGCGGCCGACGCCGCCGACTGCCGCGTCAGGCACGAACGGACCGTCGCGAGACAGGATGGCCCCGTGAGCGTCTACTTCAGTTTCGAGGGCGACGCGCCCGACACCGCGGGCGAAATCGCGGAACGGACGCTGCCGGGGTCCGTCGACGTTGTCGCCGACGAGTCTTCCGCGACGCTCGTCGAGGTCCGTACTGACGACTGGTTCGGCTCCCCACTCGCCGAGTACGGCGGTGTGCTGCGGGACGCCTGGGCGACCCCCGAGGAGACGACCATCGCAGTGGAGGTGCCCCAGCAGGCCGACGTCCGCTCGTTCGTCGACCGGCTACAGGTGGTCGCGCCGTCGGTCGAACTCGTCGCCAGACGCCAGCACAGAACGCGGGACCGGACGCCGGCGGAACTCAGCGAGCAGGTCCGGACGGAACTCACCGACCGGCAGTTCGAGGTGCTGCAGACCGCCCTCTCGGCGGGCTACTTCGAGTGGCCGCGCGACAACGACGGCAGCGACGTCGCGGAGCGACTCGACATCACGCAGCCGACGCTGAACAAACACCTGCGACTCGCCGAGAAGAAGATCTTCAGCCTGCTGTTCGACGACGACACGTGA
- a CDS encoding DUF3006 family protein: MRLDGQYRAVVDRIEDGLAVLEVEVNGDLHELVVNADCLPRVARRADAVVDVTLQDGTLRDATYDRRATRHRRRQAQTRFDRLSRRLPRDDEE, encoded by the coding sequence ATGAGACTCGACGGGCAGTACCGCGCCGTCGTCGACCGCATCGAGGACGGCCTGGCGGTGCTCGAAGTCGAGGTCAACGGCGACCTCCACGAACTGGTCGTCAACGCCGACTGCCTCCCCCGGGTCGCCCGCCGGGCCGACGCCGTGGTGGACGTCACGCTCCAGGACGGCACGTTGCGGGACGCGACCTACGACAGGCGCGCGACGCGACACCGGCGGCGACAGGCACAGACCCGCTTCGACCGCCTCTCGCGTCGTCTCCCGCGGGACGACGAGGAGTGA
- a CDS encoding MBL fold metallo-hydrolase produces MKLPRTLAVVCLTATVVVSGCAGLASNTTESPATATATAADTLEVHVVNVGQSESLLVVGPTETMLVDTGNFATDGRYVRQYLRERGIDRIDHLVVSHADADHIGGTAAIIESFETEGKGVGAIYDPGIAASTRTYERYLDAVEAHDVPLYETRAGDLIDFADADVDVFGPPEPYVAGRDRNENSIVLELVHGQAEFLFTGDAGRQREADLVETYGDVLRTTVLKTGHHGSASSSSGVFLDAVAPAAATVSSSYESPYGHPAAAVLDRLAARAIPTYWTATHGTVRFTSDGQRITVATQQTAPTDPARLREADPVVPGSTAPLQPVAVIFAANGTVRETAEVGTVAADGGPTPPDEPLALVTVHADAAGDDRTNLDDEYLVFENRGTAPLDLSGWTVSDAAGSVYTVPDGVTLDPGERVRLSTGDGTDTATALYWDAGRPVWNNDGDTVTVTEDTGTPVLTEVYG; encoded by the coding sequence GTGAAACTGCCCCGCACGCTCGCGGTCGTCTGTCTGACCGCGACGGTCGTCGTGTCCGGCTGTGCCGGTCTGGCGTCGAACACGACGGAGTCACCCGCGACTGCGACCGCGACCGCGGCCGACACGCTGGAGGTCCACGTCGTCAACGTCGGCCAGTCCGAGAGCCTCCTCGTCGTCGGCCCGACGGAGACCATGCTCGTCGACACGGGCAACTTCGCGACCGATGGCAGGTACGTCCGCCAGTACCTCCGCGAGCGCGGCATCGACCGCATCGACCACCTCGTCGTCTCCCACGCCGACGCGGACCACATCGGCGGCACCGCCGCCATCATCGAGTCCTTCGAGACCGAGGGGAAGGGAGTCGGGGCCATCTACGACCCGGGCATCGCCGCGAGCACGCGGACCTACGAGCGGTACCTCGACGCCGTCGAGGCCCACGACGTCCCCCTCTACGAGACGCGCGCCGGCGACCTGATAGACTTCGCCGACGCGGACGTCGACGTGTTCGGGCCGCCCGAACCCTACGTCGCGGGGCGGGACCGCAACGAGAACAGCATCGTCCTCGAACTCGTCCACGGACAGGCCGAGTTCCTGTTCACCGGCGACGCCGGCCGCCAGCGCGAGGCCGACCTCGTCGAGACCTACGGCGACGTGCTCCGGACGACCGTCCTCAAGACCGGCCACCACGGCAGCGCGAGCAGTTCCTCCGGCGTCTTCCTCGACGCCGTCGCCCCGGCCGCCGCCACGGTCTCCAGTTCGTACGAGTCGCCGTACGGCCACCCGGCGGCGGCCGTCCTCGACCGGCTGGCAGCACGCGCGATTCCCACGTACTGGACCGCGACCCACGGCACGGTTCGATTCACCAGCGACGGCCAGCGCATCACCGTCGCGACCCAGCAGACCGCGCCGACCGACCCGGCGAGACTCCGCGAGGCCGACCCGGTCGTGCCGGGGTCGACCGCGCCGCTGCAGCCCGTCGCGGTCATCTTCGCGGCCAACGGGACCGTCAGGGAGACGGCGGAAGTGGGGACGGTGGCCGCCGACGGCGGACCGACTCCGCCCGATGAGCCGCTTGCGCTGGTCACCGTCCACGCGGACGCGGCGGGTGACGACCGGACCAACCTCGACGACGAGTACCTCGTCTTCGAGAACCGGGGGACAGCGCCGCTGGACCTGTCCGGCTGGACCGTCAGCGACGCCGCCGGCAGCGTCTACACTGTCCCCGACGGCGTCACGCTCGACCCGGGCGAGCGGGTGCGACTGTCCACGGGCGACGGGACCGACACCGCGACGGCGCTGTACTGGGACGCCGGCCGCCCGGTCTGGAACAACGACGGTGACACCGTGACCGTGACCGAGGACACGGGGACGCCGGTCCTCACGGAGGTGTACGGATGA
- a CDS encoding SDR family oxidoreductase has product MTADGGDESTADRPVALVTGASRGIGAATAHRLADDGFDVVLAARSRDDLDAVAGEVADDHGVTVHAVPTDVTDAEAVAALVDATLERFGRLDAAVVNAGTGERRNVPLSEMPLEEYRRVRATNVDGAFYTTRAVLDPLRETGGTLVFVGSYKGKYPSTSTPVYAATKWWLRGFAKSVAGRVGPDGVAVSVVNPTGVPTDFGRDVRERSNADRLDSGDVLSTDDVADAVATAVAQDAPGAVAELDLFRRDIYERF; this is encoded by the coding sequence ATGACGGCCGACGGGGGCGACGAATCGACTGCCGACCGCCCTGTCGCGCTCGTCACCGGAGCCAGCCGCGGCATCGGCGCGGCGACGGCCCACCGACTCGCCGACGACGGCTTCGACGTAGTTCTCGCCGCCCGGAGCCGGGACGACCTCGACGCGGTCGCCGGTGAGGTCGCCGACGACCACGGCGTCACCGTCCACGCCGTCCCAACGGACGTGACAGACGCCGAGGCGGTGGCGGCGCTGGTCGACGCGACGCTGGAGCGGTTCGGCCGCCTCGACGCCGCCGTCGTCAACGCCGGCACGGGCGAGCGCCGGAACGTCCCGCTGTCGGAGATGCCACTGGAGGAGTACCGCCGCGTGCGCGCGACGAACGTCGACGGCGCGTTCTACACGACGCGGGCCGTGCTCGACCCGCTGCGGGAGACGGGCGGGACGCTCGTCTTCGTCGGCAGCTACAAGGGGAAGTACCCCAGCACGTCGACGCCCGTCTACGCCGCAACGAAGTGGTGGCTCCGTGGGTTCGCAAAGAGCGTGGCCGGCCGCGTCGGTCCCGACGGCGTGGCCGTCTCGGTGGTGAACCCCACGGGCGTCCCGACGGACTTCGGCCGCGACGTCCGGGAGCGGAGCAACGCCGACCGACTCGACTCCGGGGACGTGCTCTCGACCGACGACGTGGCCGACGCCGTCGCGACGGCCGTCGCACAGGACGCGCCCGGTGCGGTCGCCGAACTCGACCTCTTCCGGCGGGACATCTACGAGCGGTTCTGA
- the thiM gene encoding hydroxyethylthiazole kinase, with protein MTVDLEGSLSAVAEGSPLVNAVTNNVTVNDVAQVILHWGGLPVMSDDEREVDDMVMAAQACLLNMGTVSEEGEATMVTAGEAANEKGIPVVLDPVGVGATPTRDRVAERLSADLDVAVIKGNYGEVTALGGEAADVRGVESVGEYSDIATTAVACAQKYDTVVVASGETDVVATADAAYEVTAGDPNMGTVVGTGCMLGATLATFAGAIEDTEAAALAGTVAFGLAGEAAANGEFGEFHGPASYNVAFKDAVAGLRETDYDPASSRIEQVLTADAQ; from the coding sequence ATGACGGTCGACCTGGAGGGCAGCCTGAGCGCCGTCGCCGAGGGCTCGCCGCTGGTCAACGCCGTCACGAACAACGTCACGGTCAACGACGTCGCCCAGGTCATCCTCCACTGGGGCGGCCTGCCGGTGATGTCCGACGACGAGCGCGAGGTCGACGACATGGTGATGGCCGCACAGGCCTGTCTGCTCAACATGGGCACCGTCAGCGAGGAGGGCGAGGCCACGATGGTCACCGCCGGCGAGGCGGCCAACGAGAAGGGCATCCCGGTCGTGCTGGATCCCGTCGGCGTCGGCGCGACGCCGACCCGGGACCGCGTGGCAGAACGGCTGTCCGCGGACCTGGACGTGGCGGTCATCAAGGGCAACTACGGCGAGGTGACCGCGCTGGGCGGGGAGGCCGCCGACGTGCGCGGCGTCGAGTCCGTCGGCGAGTACAGCGACATCGCCACGACGGCCGTCGCCTGCGCCCAGAAGTACGACACCGTCGTCGTCGCCTCCGGCGAGACGGACGTGGTCGCGACGGCCGACGCGGCCTACGAGGTCACGGCCGGCGACCCCAACATGGGGACCGTCGTCGGCACCGGCTGTATGCTCGGAGCCACGCTGGCGACGTTTGCGGGTGCAATCGAGGACACCGAGGCGGCCGCGCTGGCCGGCACCGTCGCCTTCGGCCTGGCCGGGGAGGCCGCCGCGAACGGCGAGTTCGGGGAGTTCCACGGCCCGGCCAGTTACAACGTCGCGTTCAAGGACGCCGTCGCCGGCCTTCGCGAGACCGACTACGACCCCGCCTCGTCTCGCATCGAGCAGGTGCTCACCGCCGACGCGCAATGA
- the thiE gene encoding thiamine phosphate synthase, translated as MTTNFDTYLVTQRDLSAGRSTEEVVEAALAGGVDVVQVREKHRNAREQLAVARALREPTAEAGVPLVINDRIDVAVAADADGVHLGDDDLPVDVAREQLGADAIVGRSVSTVEAAEAAEAAGADYLGVGAVYATSSKDVDEDNQAIGLDVVADIAAAVDIPFVGIGGVTPERAPEVVAAGADGVAVISAITQADDPGEATRALKEAVAEGKRRRDGTAAETGGQA; from the coding sequence ATGACTACGAATTTTGATACGTACCTGGTGACACAGCGCGACCTCTCCGCAGGTCGGAGCACGGAGGAAGTCGTCGAGGCTGCACTGGCGGGCGGCGTCGACGTGGTACAGGTCCGCGAGAAACACCGCAACGCGCGCGAGCAGCTTGCGGTCGCCCGCGCGCTGCGGGAGCCGACCGCCGAGGCTGGCGTGCCGCTCGTCATCAACGACCGCATCGACGTCGCGGTGGCGGCCGACGCCGACGGCGTCCACCTCGGCGACGACGACCTGCCGGTCGACGTGGCCCGCGAGCAACTGGGCGCGGACGCCATCGTCGGTCGCTCGGTCTCGACGGTCGAGGCCGCCGAGGCGGCCGAGGCCGCCGGGGCCGACTACCTGGGCGTCGGAGCCGTCTACGCGACCAGTTCGAAGGACGTCGACGAGGACAACCAGGCCATCGGCCTCGACGTCGTCGCCGACATCGCCGCCGCCGTCGATATTCCCTTCGTGGGCATCGGCGGCGTCACGCCCGAGCGCGCGCCAGAGGTGGTCGCTGCCGGCGCGGACGGCGTGGCCGTCATCTCCGCGATTACGCAGGCCGACGACCCCGGGGAGGCGACGCGGGCGCTGAAGGAGGCCGTCGCGGAGGGTAAACGCCGCCGCGACGGGACCGCCGCGGAGACGGGGGGCCAGGCATGA